A genomic region of Catalinimonas niigatensis contains the following coding sequences:
- a CDS encoding nucleotidyltransferase family protein produces MVTSYDIANKLKEIKPYLADKFKVKEIGFFGSFAQGDYRIDSDVDILVEFSSTPGWEFFMLEEYLEKVLERKVDLVTKAALREQLKEQILQSVQYID; encoded by the coding sequence ATGGTAACATCATATGACATAGCAAACAAATTAAAGGAAATTAAGCCTTACCTGGCAGATAAGTTCAAAGTCAAAGAAATCGGATTCTTTGGTTCTTTTGCTCAAGGAGATTATCGTATTGATTCTGATGTTGATATACTGGTAGAGTTTTCATCCACTCCTGGATGGGAATTTTTTATGCTGGAAGAATACCTTGAAAAGGTATTAGAAAGAAAAGTTGATTTAGTAACCAAGGCAGCTTTACGAGAACAGCTTAAAGAACAAATATTACAAAGCGTACAATACATTGACTGA
- a CDS encoding glycosyltransferase family 4 protein, which produces MDASQPLSQTIHFVLPDDRHLPSGGNIYNEQLIEALISLGQSVKIIDFAAYREAVLHDQEGIYGVDSLFVEEMKPLIGVRPAKTYSFFIMHHLQSLHPPAGVDATLFFEEHEKEVLDFFQAFLLSSAYSKTYLLQKGISAPMMVVEPASTLASSVSSLPPDLPVKGLMVANVVERKGILPFLEALSSQSEKEDAFVLNIIGRTDMEPDYFDACVQLVETSDLKNKVHFLGGLEHTATLKQYAQHHLFLSTAHMETFGMAIQEAKVQGLPLLLYEGGHAAKHLEDGVGMLYLQISELAENFIKLSRNNLEILELWQSAKADTKIYEAYTWKQAAALFLNFFRDFL; this is translated from the coding sequence ATGGATGCGTCTCAGCCTTTATCACAAACAATTCATTTTGTATTACCGGATGACCGGCATTTACCTTCCGGCGGAAATATCTATAATGAACAATTGATAGAGGCGCTGATAAGTCTGGGACAATCGGTAAAGATTATTGATTTTGCAGCTTATCGTGAGGCTGTACTGCACGATCAGGAAGGGATTTATGGCGTAGACAGTCTTTTTGTAGAAGAAATGAAGCCTTTGATTGGTGTTCGGCCAGCCAAGACGTATTCATTTTTTATCATGCATCATCTCCAAAGCCTTCATCCTCCTGCCGGAGTGGATGCTACTCTTTTTTTTGAGGAGCATGAAAAAGAGGTGTTAGATTTCTTTCAGGCTTTTCTGCTGAGCAGTGCGTACTCAAAAACTTATTTATTGCAAAAAGGAATTTCGGCTCCCATGATGGTGGTAGAACCGGCCAGTACGCTTGCTTCCTCTGTTTCCTCTTTGCCTCCTGATCTTCCTGTCAAAGGTTTGATGGTAGCCAATGTGGTAGAGCGCAAAGGCATCCTGCCTTTTCTGGAAGCTTTATCCAGTCAATCAGAAAAAGAGGATGCTTTTGTACTCAACATCATTGGACGCACTGACATGGAACCTGACTATTTTGATGCCTGTGTGCAACTTGTGGAAACTTCTGATTTAAAAAACAAAGTGCATTTTTTGGGAGGCTTGGAGCATACTGCTACGCTAAAACAGTATGCTCAGCATCATCTCTTTCTTTCCACTGCACACATGGAAACTTTTGGCATGGCGATACAGGAAGCCAAAGTACAAGGCTTACCTCTGTTGTTGTATGAAGGGGGGCATGCTGCAAAACATTTAGAGGATGGAGTAGGAATGCTATATCTTCAAATTTCCGAATTAGCAGAAAATTTCATAAAATTAAGCCGGAATAATTTAGAAATTTTAGAATTATGGCAATCAGCAAAGGCTGATACAAAAATATATGAAGCATATACCTGGAAGCAGGCTGCTGCTCTTTTTTTGAATTTTTTTAGGGATTTTTTATGA
- a CDS encoding methyltransferase family protein: MIILRHLISLILPVMVLIVVPYLIENDLHLTWLWTTILGSVFICFGSLTVILTIRMFIKIGNGTLAPWDPTRYLVTSSLYGYVRNPMIMGVFIVVLGEAILFASLSIGIWAFAFFVINTMYFIFSEEPGLEKRFGKEYIEYKKNVPRWIPRMKPWAPDHKRNNIYKEKAAANSKYK, from the coding sequence ATGATAATACTTAGACATTTAATTTCATTGATACTACCTGTCATGGTTCTGATTGTTGTACCCTATTTGATAGAGAATGATCTCCATTTGACATGGCTTTGGACTACGATTCTAGGTAGTGTTTTCATTTGCTTTGGTTCACTCACTGTAATTTTAACTATCCGAATGTTTATAAAGATTGGAAATGGAACCCTCGCACCCTGGGATCCAACAAGATATTTAGTTACAAGCAGTTTATATGGTTATGTTCGTAATCCAATGATCATGGGTGTGTTTATAGTAGTGCTTGGCGAAGCAATACTTTTTGCCTCCTTGAGCATTGGGATTTGGGCATTTGCATTTTTTGTCATCAATACTATGTATTTTATTTTTTCAGAAGAGCCAGGACTGGAAAAGAGATTTGGAAAAGAATATATTGAATACAAAAAAAATGTACCACGATGGATACCAAGAATGAAGCCGTGGGCCCCAGATCATAAAAGAAATAATATATACAAAGAAAAGGCAGCCGCTAATAGCAAATATAAATAA
- a CDS encoding PIG-L deacetylase family protein, with the protein MLKNIFFTCLLLVCTFTSVHAQTDVLRIVVIGAHPDDADIKAAGTAILWAKMGHEVKFVSVTNGDAGHQTEGGGALAMRRMEEARESAKRMGITAYVILDNHDAELVPSLDIRKQVIREIRKWDADLVITHRTNDYHPDHRYTGVLVQDAAFLVAVPNVCPDTPPLEKNPVFMYLQDNFMKPYPFQPDIVVAIDEVFEQKINALEAHESQFYEWLPWVNGRQEVPADPVQRKQMLRTSRTTKITPTMHTSLVRWYGQTKANEVKHAEAFEICEYGTQPSEDMIHRLFPMLGK; encoded by the coding sequence ATGCTGAAAAATATCTTTTTTACCTGCCTGCTGTTGGTATGTACATTTACATCCGTACATGCTCAGACTGATGTACTTCGTATCGTAGTCATTGGTGCTCATCCTGACGATGCGGATATCAAAGCCGCAGGTACGGCTATACTTTGGGCTAAAATGGGTCACGAAGTAAAGTTCGTCTCTGTGACCAATGGAGATGCCGGACATCAAACCGAAGGAGGTGGCGCACTGGCGATGCGGCGCATGGAAGAAGCCCGCGAATCTGCAAAACGGATGGGCATCACCGCTTACGTCATCCTGGATAACCATGATGCAGAACTGGTACCCAGCCTGGACATACGCAAGCAGGTGATCCGCGAGATCAGGAAATGGGACGCCGACCTGGTCATCACACATCGTACTAATGATTATCATCCTGACCATCGCTACACCGGGGTACTGGTGCAGGATGCCGCATTTTTGGTGGCAGTACCCAATGTCTGTCCTGATACTCCTCCCCTGGAAAAAAATCCCGTGTTTATGTATTTGCAGGACAATTTTATGAAACCTTATCCCTTTCAGCCGGATATTGTGGTGGCCATTGATGAGGTGTTTGAGCAAAAGATCAACGCACTGGAGGCCCATGAGTCCCAGTTTTATGAATGGCTTCCCTGGGTCAACGGCCGTCAGGAAGTACCTGCAGATCCTGTTCAACGCAAGCAAATGCTGCGTACCTCACGAACTACAAAAATTACACCCACCATGCATACCTCACTGGTCAGGTGGTATGGGCAGACTAAGGCCAATGAAGTCAAACATGCGGAAGCCTTTGAAATTTGTGAGTACGGCACCCAACCCTCTGAGGATATGATTCACCGGCTATTTCCTATGCTGGGAAAATGA
- a CDS encoding 6-pyruvoyl trahydropterin synthase family protein, producing the protein MYTVTIRDHMMIAHSLQSKAFGPAQKLHGATYVVDAEFKSAELDENNIVIDIDIATKKLQKALEPLKYQNLDEIEVFRGKLTTTEFLAKYVHEVISQEIKSTFKGSLKITLGESHVAWASYEGEIA; encoded by the coding sequence ATGTACACTGTTACCATACGCGATCATATGATGATTGCTCACTCTCTGCAAAGCAAGGCCTTTGGACCAGCACAAAAGCTGCATGGTGCCACCTATGTAGTGGATGCAGAATTTAAATCAGCAGAACTGGATGAGAACAATATTGTCATAGACATTGATATTGCCACCAAGAAATTGCAAAAGGCGCTGGAGCCTTTGAAATATCAGAACCTGGATGAGATAGAAGTGTTTCGTGGCAAGCTAACGACTACTGAGTTTCTGGCAAAATATGTCCATGAAGTGATCAGTCAGGAGATAAAAAGTACTTTTAAAGGAAGCCTGAAAATTACTTTGGGCGAATCTCATGTTGCCTGGGCATCCTATGAAGGAGAAATAGCTTAA
- the rbsK gene encoding ribokinase has protein sequence MRNQIVVVGSSNIDLIAQLSHLPKPGETVGDAAFSQAHGGKGANQTVAAARAGAEVSFITSLGNDSFGQSMLQDFKRIGINTDYILQSKDTPTGTALIWVDTRGENSIAVAPGANHKLSPQYIDECRILLSGAELILLQLEIPFETVEYVIDLAASLGKKIMLNPAPARKLERKHLKPLFNLTVNETEAAMLSGMPVETQEQVVEAGRYLLAMGPEMVVITLGARGVFYLTKREQKMVEAYPVKPIDTTAAGDVFCGVLASQMVQNKKLADAIKYANAAAALSTTILGAQPSAPNQQQIKDFLDQYEF, from the coding sequence ATGCGCAACCAGATCGTCGTAGTAGGTAGTTCTAATATAGATCTGATTGCACAGCTCAGCCATCTTCCTAAGCCGGGAGAAACGGTGGGCGATGCTGCATTCAGTCAGGCACATGGAGGCAAAGGAGCTAATCAGACAGTAGCTGCTGCCCGTGCAGGTGCAGAGGTTAGTTTTATTACTTCGTTGGGTAATGATAGTTTTGGGCAAAGCATGCTTCAGGATTTTAAGCGTATCGGCATCAATACTGACTATATTTTACAGAGTAAAGATACGCCTACAGGAACTGCCCTGATTTGGGTAGATACCCGGGGAGAAAACAGCATAGCGGTAGCACCGGGGGCAAACCATAAGCTTAGCCCTCAGTATATTGACGAATGCAGAATTCTGCTTTCAGGGGCAGAACTGATTCTGCTACAGCTAGAAATTCCTTTTGAAACAGTAGAATATGTCATTGATCTGGCAGCAAGCCTGGGTAAAAAAATTATGCTCAACCCTGCCCCGGCCCGCAAGTTGGAAAGAAAACACCTGAAGCCCCTATTTAACCTGACTGTAAATGAAACCGAAGCGGCTATGCTCAGTGGGATGCCGGTGGAGACACAGGAGCAAGTAGTAGAGGCAGGCAGATATCTCCTGGCTATGGGGCCAGAAATGGTGGTCATCACGCTGGGTGCTCGTGGCGTATTTTATCTCACCAAAAGAGAACAGAAAATGGTAGAGGCTTACCCTGTAAAACCCATAGACACCACCGCAGCAGGAGATGTGTTCTGCGGAGTGCTGGCTTCTCAGATGGTACAAAACAAAAAGCTGGCGGATGCGATCAAATATGCCAACGCTGCCGCCGCACTCTCAACGACCATACTGGGAGCTCAACCCTCTGCCCCTAACCAGCAACAGATCAAAGATTTTCTCGACCAATATGAATTTTAA
- a CDS encoding RibD family protein, with product MEIEDYWLGILMLAEKVKHSEENIDYCFLQLGAEPEVRINHLPVPVKDSLLLMIIANPELEMSHEQASVFRLDTYTVHIVQNMGLPEEAKEFLTAYLPYCFLPLQARKMGRAVAITHFAQSLDGRIATQSGDSKWIGNEENLVHAHRMRALCDSILIGANTLNFDQPALTVRLVEGKNPQRIVICSSDADFSSLQEKCKDDVIIVGTCDDPQIPQTEYFPFEPNAKGRIDCHALLRFLYQRSLYSVYIEGGSATTSGFMEEKATDIVQLHIAPIIFGSGVSSFNLTEITHVQQAVQFDSFFFRPMGNTYMFVGAMNVGNNA from the coding sequence ATGGAGATAGAAGATTACTGGTTAGGGATACTAATGCTCGCTGAGAAAGTAAAACATTCAGAGGAGAATATAGACTATTGTTTTTTACAGCTTGGTGCCGAACCGGAAGTCCGGATCAATCATCTTCCCGTACCGGTCAAGGATAGTCTACTGCTTATGATCATTGCCAACCCTGAACTTGAAATGAGCCATGAACAGGCAAGTGTTTTTAGACTGGATACTTATACTGTGCATATAGTTCAGAATATGGGACTCCCGGAAGAAGCAAAAGAATTTTTAACTGCCTACTTGCCTTACTGCTTTCTCCCCTTGCAAGCACGAAAAATGGGAAGAGCCGTAGCCATTACTCATTTTGCGCAATCACTGGACGGACGAATTGCTACGCAAAGCGGAGATTCCAAATGGATAGGAAACGAAGAGAACCTTGTCCATGCCCACCGTATGCGTGCCCTTTGCGACAGTATTCTGATCGGAGCCAATACACTGAATTTTGATCAACCTGCTCTGACGGTAAGGTTGGTAGAAGGTAAAAATCCCCAGCGAATCGTAATATGTTCATCTGATGCTGATTTCAGCAGTTTGCAGGAGAAGTGTAAAGATGATGTTATCATTGTAGGCACCTGTGATGATCCTCAGATTCCTCAAACGGAATATTTCCCTTTTGAACCTAATGCCAAAGGCAGGATAGATTGTCATGCACTACTTCGCTTTCTTTATCAGCGATCCTTGTATTCAGTATACATAGAAGGTGGTTCAGCCACTACTTCAGGGTTTATGGAAGAGAAAGCGACTGATATCGTGCAACTCCATATTGCTCCCATTATTTTTGGCTCAGGAGTAAGCAGTTTTAATCTAACGGAGATTACGCATGTGCAGCAGGCAGTGCAGTTTGATAGCTTCTTTTTTCGTCCTATGGGCAATACGTATATGTTTGTTGGAGCTATGAATGTAGGAAATAATGCATAA
- the ribA gene encoding GTP cyclohydrolase II: MIQKLVRQAETNLPTRFGTYKMIGYAGEADNPMPHLAMVSEKTDFTKPVLVRIHSECMTGDVFASLRCDCGEQLDQSMMMTGKDGGVVIYLRQEGRGIGLINKMKAYNLQDQGLNTAEANVHLGFEIDERDYGIAIEILRDLNISSVLLMTNNPDKLESLKKSGVQVLGRVPIEIKPHQENLDYLQTKQNLMGHLLDISK; the protein is encoded by the coding sequence ATGATACAAAAATTAGTAAGACAAGCTGAAACAAACTTACCTACCCGCTTTGGTACTTATAAAATGATTGGATATGCTGGTGAGGCGGATAATCCTATGCCTCACCTGGCTATGGTAAGTGAGAAGACTGATTTTACTAAGCCCGTACTGGTGCGTATTCATTCCGAATGCATGACTGGTGATGTGTTTGCTTCTTTACGTTGCGATTGTGGTGAGCAACTGGACCAGTCCATGATGATGACGGGTAAAGATGGAGGAGTAGTAATTTATCTGAGACAGGAGGGGCGTGGTATCGGGCTGATCAATAAGATGAAAGCCTATAATCTTCAGGATCAGGGGCTGAATACTGCCGAAGCCAATGTACATCTGGGCTTTGAAATTGACGAAAGAGATTATGGGATTGCCATTGAAATACTTCGGGACCTGAATATCTCCTCTGTACTGCTGATGACCAATAATCCTGACAAACTGGAAAGCCTCAAAAAATCAGGTGTTCAGGTACTGGGCAGAGTGCCTATTGAGATAAAACCCCATCAGGAAAATCTTGATTATTTGCAAACCAAACAAAATCTAATGGGTCATTTGTTAGATATTAGTAAGTAG
- a CDS encoding DUF1801 domain-containing protein → MKNLQINASPEVEMVFNGYPDAVREKMIYLRGLILEVAEEMEDITQLEETLKWGEPSYLTKQGSTIRIDWKKKKPDQYAIYFKCTSKLVPTFRMLYQDLFSFEGNRAIVFQLDDQPAEVELRHCITAGLRYHQVKHLPTLGL, encoded by the coding sequence ATGAAAAATCTACAAATCAATGCCAGCCCTGAAGTAGAAATGGTGTTCAACGGATATCCTGATGCGGTGCGTGAGAAAATGATATATCTCCGTGGTTTAATTCTGGAAGTAGCTGAGGAAATGGAAGACATCACTCAACTGGAAGAAACTCTTAAATGGGGTGAACCCAGCTATCTGACCAAACAGGGAAGCACCATAAGAATAGACTGGAAGAAAAAGAAACCGGATCAGTATGCGATCTATTTCAAATGTACCAGTAAGCTGGTACCCACCTTCAGAATGTTGTATCAGGACCTGTTTTCCTTTGAAGGAAACAGAGCCATTGTATTTCAATTGGATGATCAGCCGGCAGAAGTTGAATTGAGGCATTGTATCACCGCTGGTTTGAGGTATCATCAAGTAAAGCACCTGCCTACTTTGGGATTATGA
- a CDS encoding MarR family winged helix-turn-helix transcriptional regulator: protein MRLEEEIKQKKFRSERHKVIINLMYTGNWVYSINKSILKQYNLSPEQYNLLRILRGQYPDPSTVMLLNERMLDKMSNVSRIVEKLRLKNLLTRNECPADRRQVDITITEEGLDLLKQIDENAEITEYAAQHLSDEDAVQLNKLLDKVRG from the coding sequence ATGAGGCTAGAAGAAGAAATAAAACAAAAAAAATTTCGCAGTGAACGTCATAAGGTGATTATCAACCTGATGTACACCGGCAATTGGGTATATTCTATTAACAAATCTATTCTTAAGCAGTATAACCTCTCTCCCGAACAGTATAATCTTTTGCGTATCCTCAGAGGCCAATACCCTGACCCTTCTACGGTGATGTTGCTTAATGAGCGGATGCTGGACAAAATGTCCAATGTATCGCGCATTGTAGAAAAGCTGCGTCTTAAAAATCTGCTGACCCGCAATGAATGCCCTGCCGACCGACGTCAGGTAGACATTACCATTACAGAAGAAGGTCTGGATTTACTTAAGCAAATAGATGAGAACGCCGAGATTACCGAATATGCGGCACAACACTTAAGTGACGAGGATGCTGTCCAGCTTAACAAACTATTGGATAAGGTAAGAGGTTAA
- a CDS encoding zinc-dependent alcohol dehydrogenase: MHNAQALWHISSHKTIIQDALDSTDGECEVKALYSLISTGTERLVANGQVPVSMNKQMSVPYMEGAFSFPIKYGYSLVGKVTEGPAALQGQLVHLLHPHQDICKVKAADLKVIPADIPAPRATLASNMETALNAVWDSEVSIGDRVLLVGFGIIGSLTARLLQSIPGVDLSIHETNPDRCNIAEKMGFHLVDGFHEYDIAFHCSGSSQGLQTCIDHVGMEGKIIELSWYGEQAVHIHLGNSFHHQRKQIISSQVSQIPGKKKVRWDYQRRKTTVMELLKNPVFDQHIGSRITFQEVPALFDQIRAGKLSALSWVIDYT, from the coding sequence ATGCATAATGCACAGGCCCTCTGGCACATTTCCTCTCACAAAACCATCATCCAGGATGCTCTGGATAGTACTGATGGCGAGTGTGAAGTGAAAGCCTTGTACAGTCTGATCAGTACGGGTACGGAGCGCCTGGTGGCCAACGGACAAGTGCCGGTTTCTATGAATAAGCAGATGAGTGTACCCTATATGGAAGGAGCCTTTTCTTTTCCGATTAAGTACGGCTATTCGCTGGTAGGAAAAGTAACCGAAGGACCGGCAGCTTTACAAGGCCAGTTGGTACATCTGCTCCATCCCCATCAGGATATTTGTAAGGTAAAAGCTGCTGACCTGAAAGTTATTCCTGCTGATATCCCTGCTCCGCGGGCTACGCTGGCCAGTAATATGGAGACGGCCCTGAATGCAGTCTGGGATTCGGAGGTAAGTATAGGAGACCGGGTGCTGCTGGTAGGCTTTGGCATCATTGGCTCACTGACCGCCCGATTGCTACAGTCTATCCCTGGAGTGGATTTGTCAATCCATGAAACGAATCCGGATCGTTGTAACATCGCTGAAAAGATGGGTTTTCATCTGGTGGATGGCTTTCATGAATATGATATCGCCTTTCATTGCAGTGGGAGCAGCCAGGGGCTTCAAACCTGCATTGACCATGTGGGTATGGAGGGAAAAATAATAGAACTGAGCTGGTACGGAGAACAGGCGGTACATATTCATTTAGGCAACAGTTTTCATCACCAGCGAAAGCAGATCATCAGCTCACAAGTCTCTCAGATCCCCGGGAAGAAGAAAGTACGCTGGGACTATCAGCGGCGGAAAACTACCGTGATGGAACTTTTGAAAAACCCAGTTTTTGATCAACATATTGGGAGCAGAATCACTTTTCAAGAAGTACCTGCTTTGTTTGACCAGATAAGAGCAGGGAAACTCAGCGCATTGAGCTGGGTCATTGATTATACTTAA
- a CDS encoding HepT-like ribonuclease domain-containing protein translates to MNRIQEYIRELNLEAFKQDYKTVDAVIRNFEIIGEATKNLPKEVQVRYPDTPWSAMYRLRNRLTHEYFGVDHEIIWRIATEYLPENLKQIDEIVKKEKARGTLT, encoded by the coding sequence ATGAACCGTATTCAAGAATATATCCGTGAATTGAATTTGGAAGCTTTCAAGCAAGATTATAAGACAGTAGATGCGGTCATAAGGAACTTTGAAATTATTGGAGAGGCAACCAAAAATTTGCCAAAAGAGGTTCAGGTAAGATATCCGGATACACCTTGGTCAGCCATGTACCGATTAAGGAATAGATTAACCCATGAGTACTTTGGGGTTGATCATGAAATCATCTGGCGGATTGCTACTGAATACCTACCAGAAAACCTAAAGCAGATAGATGAAATTGTAAAAAAGGAGAAAGCACGGGGCACCCTTACGTGA
- a CDS encoding Nif3-like dinuclear metal center hexameric protein, which produces MKHTNADTSEGRRKFLTSLSSLVGTSMVIPIPGISLAENVAQPLSVKEVIDIILKEIPGAPFPKTVDQLITGTPEQEVTGIVTTMFPTVEVIEQTAEAGANMIIAHETPFYNHQDETDWLEQDEAYQHKVALINKHEIAIWRFHDYWHRHQPDGIIMGNLIKLGWEKYYDPSQPRLLTFPEPMPLKSIVALIKERLGISTLRLVGNINQECRTVYLAFGYMDSKMQIGAIQTYQPHLILSGETREWETVERVRDGLQMGQKTSLLVLSHAVSEEAGMEYAATWLQAKVSDTKVMHIASTNPFTFL; this is translated from the coding sequence ATGAAGCACACTAACGCTGATACATCTGAAGGAAGAAGAAAGTTTTTAACATCACTAAGTAGCCTTGTCGGCACTTCAATGGTCATCCCCATACCCGGCATTAGTCTCGCAGAAAATGTAGCGCAGCCCCTCTCGGTAAAAGAAGTGATTGATATTATACTGAAAGAAATTCCGGGAGCACCCTTTCCCAAAACAGTGGATCAGTTAATCACGGGCACTCCGGAGCAGGAAGTAACAGGCATCGTCACTACCATGTTCCCTACTGTAGAGGTCATAGAACAAACAGCGGAGGCCGGTGCCAATATGATCATTGCGCACGAAACCCCTTTTTATAATCACCAGGATGAAACCGACTGGCTAGAGCAGGATGAAGCTTACCAGCACAAAGTAGCCTTAATCAATAAACATGAGATAGCCATATGGCGCTTTCATGATTACTGGCACCGGCACCAGCCCGACGGTATTATCATGGGCAATTTGATCAAGTTGGGTTGGGAAAAATATTACGACCCCAGCCAACCCCGTTTACTCACTTTTCCCGAGCCTATGCCTTTGAAATCTATCGTGGCCCTGATCAAAGAAAGGTTGGGGATTTCAACCCTGCGGCTTGTGGGCAATATCAATCAGGAATGCCGCACTGTATACCTGGCCTTCGGCTATATGGATAGTAAGATGCAGATAGGAGCCATCCAAACCTACCAACCTCATCTGATTCTAAGTGGCGAAACCCGGGAATGGGAAACGGTAGAGCGGGTAAGGGATGGCCTACAGATGGGACAAAAAACCTCATTGCTGGTGCTGAGCCATGCGGTGAGCGAAGAAGCAGGTATGGAGTATGCGGCTACCTGGTTACAAGCCAAAGTTTCCGACACCAAGGTAATGCACATCGCTTCTACCAACCCCTTTACTTTCTTATGA
- a CDS encoding MATE family efflux transporter, which produces MSEVLQGNIAKYILRQSGVLLLGVLMMASFMLIDVYFISQLGSRSLTAVSYATPVMTLLVSMLLGVGAGMVVVVANAAGGNDHKKLHSLLISCISFAFIFGLMLWIILFMGSRNLFVQLGARKEVLTQLMQYFEIMIPGMFFLCLLVAVTSLARALGNHKLLTYTMLLLVIINALLDPLLIFGYAGFPRLGIAGAAWATTIAIFISMWLPVPYLWKALKRYKHTDWSFARIFRWRPIVAMAFPIALTNVLVPLGNTLFVKLLSHFGNAAVSAYGAGSRVDMLAIFSFTSLTAVLAPFIGQNLGAEERTRAHKGLQYGITYAFILGLLAAVFISVFREHISRIFATDAATFRALNDYLKIVPWGYAMNGFVMISLTVLNVYQRPWLAMGLALCHLFLFYLPIAYGAMLMNSFDGILAAYPISHLLATLLSYVILNKVSSRKMLELEFSG; this is translated from the coding sequence ATGTCGGAAGTACTGCAGGGAAATATTGCAAAATACATACTCAGACAGTCTGGAGTACTGCTCTTGGGCGTACTGATGATGGCTTCTTTCATGCTGATAGATGTATATTTTATCAGTCAATTGGGAAGCCGATCGCTTACCGCTGTAAGTTATGCTACGCCTGTGATGACTTTGCTGGTCAGTATGTTACTTGGAGTAGGAGCAGGTATGGTAGTAGTGGTAGCCAATGCTGCCGGAGGAAATGACCACAAAAAACTGCACTCACTCCTGATAAGTTGCATTAGTTTTGCTTTTATCTTTGGATTGATGTTGTGGATAATCCTGTTCATGGGAAGTCGTAACCTTTTTGTGCAGTTGGGTGCCAGAAAAGAAGTGTTGACGCAACTCATGCAATATTTTGAGATCATGATCCCCGGTATGTTTTTTTTGTGCCTGCTGGTAGCTGTGACCAGCTTGGCACGGGCACTCGGTAATCATAAATTGCTGACGTATACGATGTTACTACTGGTGATAATCAATGCCCTGCTGGACCCGCTTCTGATTTTTGGGTATGCGGGCTTCCCCAGGCTTGGCATTGCCGGTGCAGCCTGGGCTACCACAATTGCCATTTTCATCAGCATGTGGCTACCAGTTCCTTATTTATGGAAAGCACTCAAAAGATATAAACATACAGATTGGTCATTTGCGCGGATTTTCCGGTGGAGGCCCATCGTAGCTATGGCTTTTCCAATTGCCCTTACCAACGTACTGGTACCTTTGGGAAACACGCTTTTTGTAAAATTGCTAAGTCATTTTGGCAATGCAGCCGTATCCGCTTATGGTGCAGGATCACGGGTAGATATGCTGGCCATATTTTCGTTTACTTCGTTAACAGCAGTATTGGCACCCTTTATCGGACAAAATCTTGGTGCTGAGGAGAGGACAAGAGCGCATAAGGGCTTACAGTACGGAATTACTTACGCCTTTATCTTAGGCTTATTAGCAGCAGTATTTATCAGTGTATTCAGGGAACACATCAGTAGGATATTTGCTACGGATGCGGCTACTTTCCGGGCACTGAATGACTACCTGAAGATTGTACCCTGGGGATATGCCATGAATGGTTTTGTGATGATCAGCCTGACAGTGCTCAACGTATACCAGCGCCCCTGGCTGGCTATGGGACTGGCGCTATGTCACTTGTTTTTGTTTTATCTGCCGATAGCTTATGGAGCTATGTTGATGAACAGTTTTGATGGTATCCTGGCCGCTTATCCGATATCACATCTGCTGGCTACCCTGCTTTCTTATGTCATTCTGAACAAGGTAAGCTCTCGGAAAATGTTGGAATTAGAATTTTCCGGATAA
- the nuoK gene encoding NADH-quinone oxidoreductase subunit NuoK, whose product MIPLEHYLILSALLLCIGLTIIIVKKNAIVVLMGIELIFNAANINLVAFSKYDASLLQGQMFALFVIIIAAAEAAVAMAIVLKIYNFYHTSNLNEVNAMKE is encoded by the coding sequence ATGATTCCGTTGGAGCATTATCTTATCCTGAGTGCATTACTCCTGTGCATTGGCCTGACAATTATTATCGTCAAAAAAAATGCGATTGTGGTACTTATGGGCATAGAGCTGATTTTCAATGCCGCTAATATCAATCTTGTAGCATTTAGTAAATACGATGCAAGTTTACTACAAGGCCAAATGTTTGCCCTTTTTGTGATCATCATCGCAGCGGCGGAGGCTGCAGTAGCCATGGCCATTGTGTTGAAGATCTACAACTTCTACCATACCTCCAACCTGAATGAGGTCAATGCAATGAAGGAATAA